CAGGATTATCTGTTGACAAAGTGCACAATGTGTGATAAAGTCTTAAATAGGACATAGTACTAATAAGGAGATGTTTCAAAATGAAGCGAAACACCATTCAGTCCTCTCTGGTTTTAGAGACCGTGAGGAAATTACAGTGCCATGCCACTGCGGACGAGGTATACAGTGAGATCATCAAAACATACCCGACCATCAGCAGGGGGACCGTTTACCGGAATCTCCAGCGGCTGTGTGAGACGGGAGAGATACGGAAAAGGGAGATCCCTGACGGGGCTGACCGTTTCGATCATCTCTGCGACGATCATTATCACATTCGATGTGTGAAGTGTGGACGCGTGTTTGATGTAGACATGGAATACATACCGAATCTGGAGCAGTCGGTCAGAGATGCCCACGGATTTTCATTTACCGGACATGATATTGTTTTTAAAGGCATTTGCCCGGAATGTAAAAGAAACATGCAGGTTTAAGGACTGCGAGCCGGAGGACATGATCAGGTGCGCATACGGGAGCATAGAAACACCCCGTAAATATAAATACGAAGGAGAACAGGTATGAGAAGTATTACAACATTGGATCTGCAATATGCACACAGATTTTTCGGCTTCAAGGGTGAGGCTCAGTATTTGCACGGACATACAGGGATATTGACGATTGAAGTGGAGGATTCTGTGGAACCCGGCGTCAATATGGTATTTCCCTGCAACGAGATTCAGAAGACTGCATGGGAGGTACTGAAAAATTTTGACCATGCGCTGATTCTGAGGGAAGACGACCCGCTGCTGCCGGCGATCCTCGATGTGTACGAGAAGCAGGGGATCAAGGACGGAGCGCCGCACAACCAGATGAAGGGACCGGCTTTTAAAACTGAGCTTGCTACCGCATATCCCGACTGCCGGCTGGTGGTGACAAAAGAAACGATGACAGTGGAAGGCATGATCAAGATTGTTTATGATCTGCTCAAGGACAAGCTGAACATCGCGAAGATTACCTTTTCAAGCGGGGTCAACGCTGCGTCAGCAGAGTTTGAGACCAGAAACAACATCGACCGCTGCCCGTTATGCGGGATCGCGTTAAATGAAAATGGCGTTTGCCCGAAATGCGGATATAAGAAGTAAAACGGACTGGCTGTCACAGGCGCTGGATTTATCAGCCTGTGGCAGCTTTTTTGCTGCCTTTTATTTGGAGAAACTCTTTACTTTAAATCCTTTCTACGGTAATATAGACAAGGCCGGAAAATGTGTTCCGGGCCAATACTGCGATGTTGGGGCCAAAGGTCTTTTGGCCCGGGTATCATACTATATTTAACAGGAAAAGGAAGACTGACATGAAACATAACAGAGGACAGTGGATCAGCAATCTGGGGTTTGTCCTGGCGACGGCAGGCTCCGCCATCGGACTGGGGAATATCTGGAAGTTCCCGGGGAAGGTTGGGCTTTATGGCGGAGGAGCTTTTATATTAACTTATATTCTGATCGTGATCCTGATCGGCCTGCCGATCATGCTTGCAGAGTTTGCGATCGGGCGTGCCGCCCAGAGGAATGTGGTAGGTGCGTTTCACGTGCTGAACCGGAAATGGTCGTTTGTGGGAGGGATTGGGATCCTGAATCTGTTTGTCATCATGTCCTACTACTGCGTAGTGGGCGGATGGGTGCTGAAATATGTGATCGCTTATCTGACAGATGCAGATTTTTATACGGGAACCGTCACGTATCAGGAATATTTTTCGGGATTTATATCAAAGCCGGTGGAGCCGCTCGTTTGGGGACTGGTTTTTCTGATCCTCTGTATCGTAATTATCGTAAAAGGGGTGTCGGATGGGATTGAGAAGGTCAGTAAAAAGCTGATGCCGCTGTTCTTTGTGCTTCTGATCGCCTGTGTGGTGCGGTCTTTTACACTCCCGGGTGCAAAGGAAGGCATTTCTTTTATGTTCCGGGTGGACTGGAGCAGTTTTAATACGGATACGCTGGTAGGCGCGCTGGGACAGGCGTTTTTCTCGATCTCAGTGGGTATGGGGATCCTGGTGACGTATGGTTCCTATGCGGCGAAGGAAGGCGGTATGATAAAAAGCGCCATGTGGATCTGCGGGTTGGATACCCTGGCAGCCCTGCTGTCCGCTTCCGCCATTATCCCAATGGTGATCCTGACGCTGGGACAGGATGGGCTGACTATGGGCGGCGGCTTTGCATTCATGGCTCTGCCCAATGTTTTTGACAGCCTGCCAGGAGGCCGCATCTTCGGGCTGATCTTTTTTATCCTGCTGTTTTTGGCAGCTCTGACCAGTGCGCTGAGCGTGCTGGAGACTTGTGTGGCGTTTATGATCGAGGAATGGAATATGTCCCGGCGCAGGGCTACGGTGATCTTTTCCATTCCCATGGCGGTTTTGAGCATCGGGTATTCCCTGTCTCAGAGCGCGGCCAGGAATATCAACCTGCCCTGGTTTGACTTATCCTCGGGTATCCAGATGCTGCCCATGAATGCGGTCATGGAGAAATTCACGGATAATCTGATGATCCCGCTGGGGGCCTTGGGATTCTGCCTTTTTGTGGGCTGGTCCTGGGGGACGGAAAAAGCATGGAAAGAGATCTGCCCGGATGGGAACGTACCGGCTTTTTTCCGTCATGCATGGTCCTTTATCATACGGTTCCTGGCTCCGGCTGTGATCCTGATGATCCTTTATTTCACTCTGGGTAAGGGACAGGGGCTTTCATAGAGGGAATAATTATAGGAATAATTATATCGAACAAATGTTTGCAAAAGCTGCCGGATTGTGATAGAATATACCTGTCTATCATAAAAGGAATAAGGCAGCCTGTTTTCAGGCACCTTATGGACAGGACGGATTTACAGAAAGGTTTGGGAACCATGGCGAAGCAATATATTAAGATACGAGGTGCCAATGAGCACAATTTAAAGGATATTTCCCTGGATATCCCGCGCAACGAGCTGGTCGTACTGACGGGCTTAAGCGGGTCGGGCAAATCCTCGCTGGCGTTTGATACGATTTATGCTGAAGGACAGAGGCGGTATATGGAATCCCTCTCCTCCTATGCGAGACAGTTCCTGGGTCAGATGGAGAAGCCGGATGTGGAGAGCATCGAAGGGCTGTCTCCTGCGATCTCCATTGACCAGAAGTCTACCAACCGGAACCCCCGTTCCACCGTGGGGACCGTGACGGAGATCTATGACTATATGCGTCTTCTCTATGCGCGTATCGGTATTCCCCATTGCCCCAAGTGCGGCAGGGAGATCAAGAAGCAGACCATCGATCAGATGGTGGATCAGATCATGTCGCTGCCGGAGCGGACGAAGCTGCAGCTTCTGGCTCCCGTAGTACGCGGGCGCAAGGGCGAGCATGTGAAGCTTTTGGATCAGGCCCGGCGCAGCGGCTATGTGCGGGTGCGGATCGACGGGAATCTATACGAGCTCTCTGAGGAGATCAAGCTGGAGAAGAATATCAAGCACAATATTGAGATCGTTGTAGACCGGCTTGTGGTGAAGGAGGGCATTGAAAAGCGCCTGACCGATTCTATCGAGACGGTGATGAGCTTATCCGATGGGCTGATGATCGTGGATGTGATCGACGGGGAGCCGATCAATTTCAGCATGAGTTTTGCCTGTCCGGACTGTGGGATCAGTATCGAGGAGGTGGAGCCGAGAAGCTTCTCCTTCAACAATCCGTTTGGAGCCTGCCCGGAGTGCTTCGGCCTGGGTTATAAGATGGAATTTGACGAGGATCTTATGATACCGGACAAGTCCTTAAGCATCTCAAAGGGAGCCATTACCGTGATGGGGTGGCAGTCCTGTGCAGACAAGGGGAGCTTTACCAATGCGATCCTGGTGGCTTTGGCGAAGGAGTACCATTTTGATCTGGACACACCGTTTGAGGACTATCCCCAGGAGGTCCACGATGTCCTGATCCATGGGACCAATGGGAAGGAGATCAAGGTACACTATAAGGGGCAGCGCGGCGAAGGCGTGTACGATGTGGCGTTTGAGGGGCTTCTTAAAAATGTGGAGCGGCGTTACCGGGAGACCTTCTCGGAGGCGTCCAAGGCAGAGTATGAGACCTTTATGCGTATCACTCCCTGTAAGGTATGTAAGGGGCAGCGGCTGAAGCCCAGTTCCCTGGCGGTGACCGTGGGCGGTATCAATATCTATGAAGCTACGGAGATGTCCATCGTAAAGTTCCGGGAGTTCCTGGAGCATATGGAACTGACCCCGATGCAGCTTTCTATAGGCGCGCAGATCTTGAAGGAGATCAAGGCGCGGCTGGATTTCCTGCTGAACGTGGGATTGGAATACTTATCCCTGTCCCGGGCGACGGGAACCCTGTCAGGCGGAGAGGCGCAGCGTATCCGCCTTGCAACCCAGATCGGTTCCGGTCTGGTGGGCGTGGCTTATATTCTGGATGAACCCAGCATCGGCCTGCACCAGAGAGACAACGACAAACTGCTGGCGACCCTGACCCATCTGAGGGATCTTGGGAACACAGTGCTGGTGGTGGAGCATGATGAGGATACCATGCGTGCCGCAGACTGTATCGTAGATATCGGGCCTGGAGCCGGGGAACACGGCGGAGAGGTGGTTGCAGTCGGCACCGCAGAGGAGATCATGAAGTGTGAGAAGTCCATCACAGGGGCTTATTTGAGCGGTCGGATCCAGATCCCGGTTCCGAAGGAGCGCCGCAAGGCCACCGGTTATCTGACTGTGCGCGGTGCGGCGGAGAACAACTTAAAGAATCTTGACGTGTCATTTCCTCTGGGAGTGATGACCTGTGTGACGGGGGTTTCCGGCTCCGGCAAAAGCTCCCTGGTGAACGAGATCCTTTACAAGTCCCTGGCGCGGAAGCTGAACCGTGCACGGACGATCCCCGGCAAGTATAAGAAGCTGGAAGGGGTAGAGCAGCTTGACAAGGTGATCGACATCGACCAGTCGCCGATCGGGCGGACGCCAAGGTCCAATCCTGCAACCTATACCGGCGTGTTTGATATGATCCGTGATTTATTCGCGTCCACAGCGGATGCCAAGGCCAAGGGCTACAATAAAGGCCGCTTCAGCTTTAACGTAAAGGGCGGACGCTGCGAGGCGTGCAGCGGAGACGGTATCATCAAGATCGAGATGCACTTTTTGCCGGATGTATATGTGCCCTGTGAGGTCTGCGGCGGAAAGCGGTACAACCGGGAGACGCTGGAGGTCAAGTACAAGGGCAAGAGCATATACGACGTGCTGAATATGACGGTGGAGGAAGCGCTCAAGTTCTTTGAGAACATTCCGTCGATTTACCGGAAGATAGCTACGCTTTATGATGTGGGACTTTCCTATATCCGTCTGGGTCAGCCATCCACGGAGCTGTCCGGCGGTGAGGCACAGAGGATCAAGCTGGCGACGGAGCTGAGCCGTCGTGGGACTGGCAAGACCATCTATATCCTGGATGAGCCGACCACGGGACTGCATTTTGCGGATGTGCACAAGCTGGTGGAGATCCTGCGGAGGCTTTCCGACGGAGGCAATACGGTGGTGGTGATCGAACACAACCTGGATGTGATCAAGTCAGCCGATTATATTATTGATATTGGACCGGAAGGCGGAGACCGGGGCGGTACAGTGATTGCCCAGGGTACGCCGGAGGAAGTGGCAGAGAATCCTGCGTCCTATACGGGACAGTATATCAAGCGGTATCTGAAGCAGCAGTGAGAAATAAGGGAATATTAGTAAGATAAAAATCGCCCGCAGGCTCTCATCATCAGACTGAGAGCTTGCGGGCGATTTTTATCTTGTACTTACTGTTTATTTGTGTTATCCTGTGTTCACAGCGGTTTTCTTAACCGTTATTTATCTTTGTGTGATCAGAATTCTGGTGTTTCACCGGTATTCAAGAGAGTGTATGTGCAGGAGTGTATGTGCAGCAGAAAATATAATTGACAATATGGAGTATATTACATATAATCAATATAGGATATATTCCATGTCGGAGGGAGGTATTATGCAGTTTGATGTGGAATTTTACCGAAAACAGAATGGGGAATGTCCTATTCAGGATTTTTTGGATCACCTTAGCCATAAAATCCGGGCAAAAGTATTGAGGGATTTGGAACTGTTGGAAATGCGGGGGAACGAACTCAGGGAACCACAGTCAAAACAGCTGGGGTGTGGGATTTTTGAGCTGAGGAGCATATATGGTACCGATATTTCGAGAGTGTTATATTTTTTTGCGGAAGGAAGAAAAATAGTACTTACGAATGGATTTATAAAAAAGACCATAAAAATTCCAGGAAAAGAACTAAAGCTGGCAAAAGAATATCGTAAGGACTATCTAAAAAGAGGGGGAGGCAAATGAGCGATTTTAGAGAATATCTGAACGAACAGTTAAAAGATCCGGAGTTTCAGCGAGAGTATGAAGCATTAGAACCGGAGTATCAACTGATCAATGCGATTCTAGATGCAAGGAAAAGCCGGAATATGACTCAGAAGCAGCTGGCAGAGCGGACAGGGCTTTCGCAAGGAGATATCAGCAAGCTTGAGAATGGTAATACAAACCCTACGATCAAGCTTTTACACCGCATTGCAGAGGGTTTGGAAATGACACTGCATTTTGAATTTGTGCCAAAGGAAGTGATGAAAAGAAAGTAGAATCTTGAATTTCTGCATTTTGCAGTGGGAACCGGATCGCCCGCAGGCTCTCATCATCAGACTGAGAGCTTGCGGGCGATTTCAAGTACTTCGTTTAAGCTTTCCATGCGGTAGTCAGCCAGGGACTGATCGAAATGGAACCGATGGTCGATGAGTGCGGCGATCTTCATGCCTGCGCGGGATGCGGCAGTTACACCGAAGGTGGAATCCTCAATGGCAAGACACTGGTCTTCCGGAATTCCCAACTGCGCGGCTGTATAGTGATAGATCTCCGGATCCGGCTTACTGCGCTTGAACTGTGCGCCGGTGACTACGACTTCAAAGCAGGAGCGGATCTCATTCTCCCGCAGCACACGTTCAATGATATCGATGCCGGTGGAGGAGGCCAGGGCAAGACGCAGCCCCATTTTCTTAAGTTCTTCCAGGAGTCCTGGAATCTCAGGCCGGAAGATCTTTCTGTAGTCCATCTCGGAATACACGTCGCGGCTGTCGCGGAATTCGTCCCGGAGCTCCTCCCAGGTCTGTCCGTTGTGGATCGCGCGCGCCATACAGCTCCATGCGTCCTTTCTGGAGGACCCGACCATGCCGTATAAGTCCTTCAATACCACGTCCGGATTCTTTGTCCGGGCAAATTCCAGGTCCTTTTCCAAATATACCGGTTCGCTGTCAATGATGACGCCGTCCATATCAAAAATTACTGCTTTTATCATATAAGGGATTCTCCTTTGTTTTCTCGTGCTGTTCTAAGCAGGGACAAACTCTATTCTAATATAAGTGGTGGGGAGTTGGCAAGAACAATTCAGCGGGATGCTGTGAAAAAGAAGGGAAAATGCTTTTCAGGGCAATAAAAGAATGCGTCTGAGAGGAATCGAACCTCCGCACGCGGCTCCGGAGGCCACTGCTCTATCCACTGAGCTACAGACGCATCTTCATTATCATACTATATTTTTTTTGAATTTGCAAGGGGTATTTATTGCTTTTTTGGTTATGTTTTGTTATGATTAGATGCAGATGGTTTCAGGGAGGACAAAATCATGAAACAGAACAGAAGACCACAGCGCAAGGGACGGATGAACGAGGAGCAGAGAAGACTCCTTCCAGTCGTCATCATTCCGCTGATCGTAATTATACTTATGATCATTATCGTGGTTGCAGACCACAGTAAAGATAAGAAGGCTACAGAGCCATCCGCTCCGACCGGGACAGTTTCTGAGAATCCGGAGCAGGAGACCATGGAGACTGCGGAGGGAGAGAACTCTGGGAATGAGGAAACGTCTCCAGAGGAAACTACCGTTCCGGCAGAGTCCGAACCGACGGATGAGTTTGAGACCGATACGTTAAAGCGTGACAGTGTGCCGGAGATCCGGGATCTGATGAAGACTTACTTTAAAGCCCGTTCAGACGCAGATGCGGAGACCATGAACCAGCTGTATGGCATTGGCGAGGTGTCGGAGACAGATCTTGAGGCACAGAAGACCCGGATGCGCAGCAATTCCAAGTATGTGGAAGGGTTTGAGAACATTGCTACTTACGTAATGAACGGTACCACGGGGGATGCGTGGCTGGTATATGCCATTGCAGACATCCGGTTCCACTCCGTCAAGACCACGGCCCCCATGATCATGTGGTGTTATGTGAAGAAAGATGCAGAAGGCAATTACCAGATCCTGGACAATGCCTCCCTTTCGGAAAATGTACAGCAGTTTATCGACGTGGCAAACCACTCTGAGGGCGTGCGCCGCCTTGCTTCCAATATCAATGTGAAGCTGAAAGAGGCGCTGGCTGCGGATGCGGACTTAAACTCCGTCTATGGCGTGCTGAGGGACGGTTCTCCAGTATGGCAGGATGGCGATGAGGAGCCGGAGGTCATTATCGACGGAGGTTCCGGTTCTTCCGGGGAGACGGCGGCAGACGGAGAAACAGCAGGGAATGAATCCTCAGCAGATGGGGGAAATGCTGCGGGCAGTGAAGCGGCGCCGGAAGCCGGGACTTTAGCGAGTCCGGAGACAGCTGCTGCAAATGCCGGCGAAGCGCAGGTACAGATAGTGCAATAACATGGAAAGCAGGAAGTAACAGATGGAAACCATGAATGTAAAGGATTTTTATTTTGATCTGCCCCAGGAGCTGATCGCCCAGGACCCGCTGGAGGACCGCTCAGCGTCAAGGCTGCTGGTACTGGATAAAAAGACTGGAGAGATTGAGCACAGGGGTTTTAAGGATATCATGGAGTATTTAAGGCCGGGAGACTGCCTGGTGATCAATGACACCAAGGTGATCCCTGCGCGGCTGTTTGGCGTGAAGGAAGATACCCAGGCCAAGATCGAGGTGCTTCTACTGAAGCGGAAAGAGAATGATATTTGGGAGACTCTGGTAAAGCCAGGAAAGAAGTGCAGACCGGGGACGGTCATCGTCTTCGGAGAGGGGCTTTTGAAGGGGACTGTCCTGGATGTGGTGGACGAGGGAAACCGTCTGATCCAGTTTTCCTATGAGGGGATTTTTGAGGAGATCTTAGATCAGCTGGGGCAGATGCCTCTGCCGCCCTACATTACCCATCAGCTGAAGGACAAGAACCGTTACCAGACTGTCTATGCAAAGCATGAGGGATCGGCGGCGGCGCCCACGGCAGGTCTGCATTTTACGAAGGAGCTGCTGGCACAGATCGAGGATATGGGAGTGAAGATCGCCCATGTGACCCTGCATGTGGGACTTGGGACCTTCCGCCCGGTCAAGGTGGAGAACGTGCTGGACCATCACATGCATTCGGAGTTTTATATTGTTGAGGAGTCCGAGGCAAAGAAGGTAAATGACACAAAGGCGGCGGGCGGCCGTGTGGTCTGTGTCGGGACAACCAGCTGCAGGACTATTGAGTCTGCGGCGGGGGAGGACGGCAGGCTGAAGGCGGGAAGCGGATGGACGGAGATCTTTATTTATCCAGGATATCAGTTCAAGCTGCTGGACTGCCTGATCACCAACTTCCATCTGCCGGAATCCACGCTGGTGATGCTGGTATCAGCGCTGGCGGGACGGGAGCATGTGCTTCACGCTTATGAAGAAGCGATCAAAGAGCGTTACCGTTTTTTCAGTTTTGGGGATGCATGTTTCATTACGGACCTGGCCGGTGATGTGCCGGAAAATGTCGGCCGCTGCGGGGAAACACGATAGGATATCGTTTGCATAAGCCGGAGGTCAGTATATGAAGACTGTAAGTATTATATTATGGGTTCTGCTAGCTATCCTGGTTGCCGGCGGGCTGATTCTGGCGGTTTGGATCCGTCGGGCAGCCCGCCGGTTTTCAAGAGCTGCTTTTGGCGTGGATTCTTTGAAAGAGGGGCTGGAGAGCCAGAAGGAACTGTTGGAATCCACACCCAAATCAGTTTCAGGCATGACCAGGATCTATCTTCCTCAGATACAGGAGGATTTTCCGGAATTTTCTTTCCCGGAATTTGTGAGCCGGTCGGAGAACCAGCTGAAGGCCTGTCTGATGGCGGTAGATCAACAGAGACTTATGCTGCCGGACGAATGCTCCGGGGATTTGAGAAAACAGATTGCACTCTGGATTGAGGATAACAGACAGCAGGGGATTCGGGAGCAGTTTCAGAACATCATCATTCATCAGACCGAGATCACCACTTACAAAAAGACAGAAGGAAGCTGTCTGCTGGTGCTGCAGTCGGCGCTGGAATACCGTCACGCCATATTGAAAACCGGCGAGAATCCCCCGGAACTGGAGCGGGTACAGACACGCTATAACCAGGAGTGGATGTATGTGCAGGATGTGGACAAGCTGGAGGAGAATACCACGGCCGTCGGCGTTTGTTGTCCAAATTGCGGTGCGCCGGTAAAAACACTTGGACAGAAGGCATGCGAATATTGCCATGCGGCATTGGAACCGGTCAATATACGGGTGTGGGCGTTGAACCGGATTCGGGAAGTATAGGAAAGAGAGGGACAGGCCATGGAGCCGATGCGTTTGAATAAATATCTCAGTGAACAGGGCGTATGCTCCCGGCGGGAGGCGGATCGTCTGATCGAGGCAGGGAAGGTTACCATAGATGGGAGAAAGGCAGAGATGGGCGAGAAGGTCACAGGCCAGGAGCGGATTGTTTGTGATGGAAAGCCGGTGGGCCGGTCTGCGGGAGGTAAGAAGGCCAGGCCGGTGCTTCTGGCAGTCAACAAGCCCCGGGGCATCGTCTGTACCACCTCGGACAAGGATCGGGCGCCCAACGTGGTGGATTTGATCCAGTATCCAGCCAGGGTCTATCCGGTTGGCAGGCTTGACAAGGATTCAGAAGGACTGCTCTTGATGACCAATCAGGGGGAGCTTGCCAATGAGATCATGCATGCGGGCAATCTTCATGAGAAAGAGTATCTTGTGACGGTAGACCAGCCGTTCAACGCCGCATTTATCAAAAAAATGCAGGAGGGTGTGGAACTCAAGGAGCTGGGCGTGACCACCAGGCCATGCAGGGTGGAAGCGACAGGCCCAAAATCCTTCCGCATTATCCTGACACAGGGTTTGAACCGTCAGATCCGCAGAATGTGCGAGGAACTGGGATACCATGTGGTGACATTGAAACGGGTCCGTATTATGAACATCCTTCTGGGCAAACTGAATACAGGAGATTTCCGGCGTGTGACGCCGAAGGAACTGGAGGAACTGGAATATCAGCTGGCCTGTGCCCGGGAGCTTCGGGAGGAAGCACGTGAGTCGGACTTGGAAGATTAGGACGGCCCCGGAAGAGTGAGGCCGGGCGCGGGCGCACCGGCGGGAGTTTGGGAAATAAGACGGAGAGGTACAAAAAATATGGAACGAAATCAGGATGCAAAGCTTCAGCGGATGAAGGAACTGACGGCAGTACTCCTGGCGGCTGCAAAGACCTACTATCAGGAGAGCCGGGAGATCATGAGCAATTTCGAGTATGACCGGCTGTACGATGAACTGCTGGAACTGGAGAAGGAGACCGGCGTGGTGCTGGCAGGCAGCCCCACCCAGAAGGTTGGCTATGAGATATTGAGCGAGCTTCCCAAGGAAGCCCACGAGACGCCCATGCTGTCCCTGGACAAGACAAAGGATGTGGCTGCGCTGCAGGAATGGCTGGGCGGCCAGAAAGCGATCCTGTCCTGGAAGCTGGACGGTCTGACGATCGTACTGACCTATGAAAACGGGGAGCTGACGAAGGCAGTTACACGGGGCAACGGCGAGATCGGCGAGGTTATCACCAATAACGCCAGGGTGTTTGCCAACATTCCGTTAAAGATCGCTTACCAGGGGCAGCTGATCCTGCGGGGCGAGGCAGTGATCAAATACTCCGATTTCAAGCGCATCAATGAAGAGATCGAGGATGTGGATGCCAAGTATAAGAATCCCAGGAACCTGTGCAGCGGCTCGGTGCGCCAGCTCAACAACCAGATCACAGCTCAGCGAAATGTCAATTTTGAAGCGTTTATGCTGGTGAAAGCAGATGACGTGGATTTCCACAATTCGCGCAGGGAGCAGTTTGAGTGGCTAAAGTCACAGGGCTTTGACACGGTAGATTACCGGATGGTGGATCAAGATACCCTGCCCCAGGCGGTGGAGGAATTTGCACGGGAGATCGGGGATTACGATATCCCGTCGGACGGGCTGGTGCTCTTACTGGAGGACATTGCTTACGGGGAATCCCTGGGCCGGACGGCCAAATTCCCGCGCAATTCGATTGCGTTTAAATGGGCGGATGAGATACGTGAGACCCACCTCCAGGAGATTGAATGGAGTGCGTCGAGGACCGGCCTGATCAATCCGGTGGCGATCTTTGAACCGGTGGAGCTGGAGGGTACGACCGTGAGCCGTGCCAGCGTCCACAATTTG
This portion of the Clostridium sp. AN503 genome encodes:
- the ligA gene encoding NAD-dependent DNA ligase LigA, producing the protein MERNQDAKLQRMKELTAVLLAAAKTYYQESREIMSNFEYDRLYDELLELEKETGVVLAGSPTQKVGYEILSELPKEAHETPMLSLDKTKDVAALQEWLGGQKAILSWKLDGLTIVLTYENGELTKAVTRGNGEIGEVITNNARVFANIPLKIAYQGQLILRGEAVIKYSDFKRINEEIEDVDAKYKNPRNLCSGSVRQLNNQITAQRNVNFEAFMLVKADDVDFHNSRREQFEWLKSQGFDTVDYRMVDQDTLPQAVEEFAREIGDYDIPSDGLVLLLEDIAYGESLGRTAKFPRNSIAFKWADEIRETHLQEIEWSASRTGLINPVAIFEPVELEGTTVSRASVHNLSIMEALELGEGDAITVYKANMIIPQIAENLTRSGTIRIPKICPVCGGETEIRQVNDVRSLYCTNPDCQAKKIKSFALLVSRDALNIDGLSEATLEKFIAAGFIHSYADIFHLDRHQEAIISMEGFGQKSYDNLIAAVEKASQTTMPRFVYGLGITGIGLANAKMLCRKFHSDFERMRSAPKEELIEVDGIGEVLADAWTAYFNSDTNNRIVDELLAELTFAQEPEAAEVAVFEGMTFVITGSVEHFANRKALQEAIESRGGKATGSVTSKTTYLINNDTTSNSSKNKKAKELGIPIISELDFLDMMGESEHAD